The Gossypium arboreum isolate Shixiya-1 chromosome 6, ASM2569848v2, whole genome shotgun sequence DNA window TCGGAAGATTTCATCATCATTCAGATGCAATGGCCGGCTTTGCCTCCGAAAAGTAATCATGTCTGAAATATCAACAAAAAAGTTTTATAAAACTGTGCATCAGAGGGCAGCAACAGCAAATAAACGGTGACAAAAACAGAGCAAGAAGGAAAGATCATTCAGATGCAATGGCCGGCTCTGCCTTCaataaaattattggaataagaaGTTTTTCCCTCCTTTCTCTACTAATACATCCAATATATAATGCAAAAGTTCGAATAAGTTAAGGGAAACAGATAATCATTGGTTGACTTTACTTACTTTATTTTTCGTGTTAGTTGGTATATGCCTGTTCCAGCCATAGCAATGTTTACACTGAAGAGATTCCAGTTTTTCTGCATTTTAGAAATCAAACAATGACTGAGAATAAAAAACAACCTGAACCTTATGTTCCTGATTATAACCGTTATCTATACTATTTGCGTgttttttcatatattttctcTTTGATAACGTCGAGTTCCTCAAATTTTTTAGGTTAGGCAATCCAATAAATCATCAAACTTACCGGAGTGATTACAGTGCTGTAGCGTGACCAGATAATTCCAGTTGCAGTAACCGCTGCGTATCAAAAAACAACATTCAGAAACTACAAGAGGACACTATCACGATGTGGGCGTAAAAAAGTTAAGAAGTAAATGCAAATAATTCAACAACTCTTCAATATACATATAAAGAAACAACTATGAGAGTAAAATAAGAGGTGGCAAGACATGCAACACACATAGATAGGTCTGTTAGAAATCGATAAACACCATGTACCTATTTGCTGAGGGTAGGAAAGTTTTTCCGGTGGTTTAGCAAAGTCAGCCACATTCGCTATGCTAATGCCCCATTTAAAAGTTGGTGCCCAAAAGTGAACTGAAATGGGAAACAAGCAATAAGCTTATGAATGAATGCTTTAAGAATCAATAACCGAAATGGTGAGATCATTTATTGTTAGTACAAAGCAATAAACCATTTCTATAGATTGTACACGTCAATATATCATCTACAAAATATCCATTCAGACGTGGGATTATTAGAAGCTCGTAACATCTCACTCTCTCAATCAATCTACAAAACTAAAGTAGCAAATCATTGTTACAACCTCACACGTATGCAACAAACCCTATACTCGCTTGTTATCATATAATTTCACAAGCCAAAAACATGACTTTtcatagttaaaggaaattaatctACCCGGGCATTCAAATTAAAGGAGGCCAACTATTTGCACCAAATCTAGATTCTGGGAACTGCCTCAATTCCAATTGTACTATAGAACAAAGGAGATCATGGATTCTAGTTTTCTTTAGTCATGCAAGtttcaaaatatatcaaaataaacgTCTCAAACAGATTAAATAGAAACCCAAATACCCAACGAATCTAAAGTTCAAAAGCATGGATCTCGACGGGAAAAATGATTCCAAAATAGAAAAAGACGGATTGAGGTTTTGCTAATGAATTAATCCCGTAAATGACAATAAAGGATCTATTAATACGATATCAGATTAAAAGAACGAGCGAGTCAACTCACTGGTTTTGGGTCCGGCAGGGTGGTTCCACAGAGCCTGTAGCTTGGAGGACGCCATAGATTCAACTCGCTTTCCCCCACTTTACTAATTGCTTTTGATTTTTGGTCTAACAAAAAATAAAGGATTTTGTTCCGTTTTGGTTCAGTATATTAGCTAATGCCCAAAGCAGCTATCCAATCACATATTGACACGTAATCACAGTGAGCTTTTGGGTTTTGACTTTCAAACGGCTGCTATGGTAACGTAGTCCAACGGTGCGTATTTAATCTTCATATTATATTCTGAgggatgtgattttgggtattttggCTGGAACTGAAGAAGCGagagaaaaattaattaatttccatGGATTCTCCCACTCAGAATACCTCTTTGCAGCGACTTCAAAATGTGGAGAAGGTAATTAGCTAATTTCCCACTTTCAATTGCAATTTCTTTAACCATGGTTAAATAGCTGTTTCCTCGAATAGGCGATTCTGAAAGGAACTAACTTTCTCTGGTTTCGATTGGATAACAGAGAATCGTTAGGGTTTTGGAGCTGGCGGGAGGTGTCATGGATGAACTCGCCAATCCAACGGGTCCCAGGAAAGAATTTATCAATAATCATTGTCGTGAATTCATGAAGATGATCAAGGTTCCTGCTTTATTATGCTCTATCGTTGTTCTCAAGATTGAAATTTCCTGATAAGATttgaattagggtttgaattgtTTAGTTTTGAACTTTGGGTTGAATTGAGATTGCATTGGAGCTTTACTTATATAGTTTTTTTAAGGgttgaaaattttcaataattaaCAGATTTCTGTTTCTGAAAACTAAAAAACAAAAACCAGGATATCCAAGTGACATTGAGGGATGAAATCAAGAGTGCCTGTGAGTATCGCCCGTTTGAGAAGTGCGATTATAGTTCGAGAATATCGAATGAAATCTGTTGCAAGAAACTCGAATATGTGCTCTCGCAGTTGGATGCAATGAAACAAACCATTGATGAATATCAGGCCACTATTTGAAAGATTCAATGCTAGCAGCTAGATAGCCAGACAAGATCAGGATATTGGCAAGcagttttctctctttttttctttaatgctatcAATTCTTACTATGAGAATTATCTTAATGAATAGCATGGTGAAGCTGAATACTCTATCATGTATGCGCTTTCAGTTTAACGAAGCTTTAGACATTTTTgaatgtatgttttttttttaat harbors:
- the LOC108484085 gene encoding mitochondrial pyruvate carrier 4, with amino-acid sequence MASSKLQALWNHPAGPKTIHFWAPTFKWGISIANVADFAKPPEKLSYPQQIAVTATGIIWSRYSTVITPKNWNLFSVNIAMAGTGIYQLTRKIKHDYFSEAKPAIASE
- the LOC108484084 gene encoding mediator of RNA polymerase II transcription subunit 11 gives rise to the protein MDSPTQNTSLQRLQNVEKRIVRVLELAGGVMDELANPTGPRKEFINNHCREFMKMIKDIQVTLRDEIKSACEYRPFEKCDYSSRISNEICCKKLEYVLSQLDAMKQTIDEYQATI